AATTATTTACTCTCCGTCTAAACCACGAATCGGTTTAATGGTGCCCCAACTTTTACAAGATGGGCAATGCCAATATAGTGAGTGTGTTGCAAAACCACATTGCTTACAGCGATAATGGGGTTTTGCTTTAAGTTGCTCACCCACCAATTTTTGCAATGTCAGCAAACTTGACTTGGCTCTTCCCTCTTCGGCTTCTGCAATGTGATAGTCAATCAGACGATAGAAGCCCTTCATCGTGGGGTTTACAACTAATTGGCGTGTGAGTAGCTCTTGTGCAGACGCAGTACCGTCGTGCTTAGCGACCATCTGAGCCAACATCAATTCCGCGGACACACCTGCTTTATTGGCGATACATGCTCGTAAGAATTGCACTAACTCATGCTCTTGCCCAAGGTGATGATAACAATCAGCAATAATAGGCAATACTTCACCAACAAAATAGATATCTTGCTCTAAAACCTTACTCATATACTCAGCTGTACGCTGGTACTCTTCATACTCAAGATGAAGTTTACCCAATGACATCGTCGCACGGACACAATTCGGATCAACCTGTAAAGCGCGTTTGAAAAATTGAATTGCTTTGTCATGATGCCCATCAGACTTCTCTTGCATCGCGATTTCACACCAAAAATGCGCAATACTGCGTTTCATTTTGGTTCGGCCTGCTTTCACGAGGGCTTGCGCGCAGTCAATCGCTTTATGCCATTCTCGTGTTTGTTGATAGATAGCCGTTAACTGCTGTAATGCAGACTCTCGGTGTTCTGGCTCATCGACTAACTGTTCAAAAATACGCTCTGCACGATCTAAAAAACCCGATACCATATAGTCTTTAGCGAGTTGTTGCAGCGCGATATTTTTTTGCTCAATCGTCAATCCGGTACGGGAGATTAAGTTTTGGTGAATGCGAATAGCGCGATCAACCTCGCCACGAGAACGAAACAAATTACCGAGCGCAAGATGAGTATCGACCGTATCGTTATCCACCTGAAGCAATTCGATGAAATGATCAACCGCTTTGTCTGATTGATCAGACAATAGAAGGTTCAACCCCGTTACATATTGACGAGATATTTGATGTGATTGTTTCTGTTTGTCTTGCTGAGCACTGCGGTGCCCCATATACCAACCATATGCGGCTGCAATTGGTAATAACAAGAACAGTATTTCTAACATTAAAAAACAGCCTTATACGATTAAATCAGTTTTCATTAGAAACATCGTTGTTGGCCGTATGTTTTTTGAGTTGCTTATTCAGTTTGCGTATAGTCACTTTAGATTTGAAATGAAAAGCAAGACAAATCCCCCACGCCAATAAAAAACCCACAATAAAAACGCTGCCAAGTAACGTAGAAAGGTGAAACTGTCCTTGTGCCAACAAGTAATTGAATGTGACCACTGCTTGGTTTTGTGCACCTATTGCTAGAGCAACTAGGAATAAAACCAGAATCAATAAACCTTTTATAATTTTCATCATGTATCACCAGTCCAAGAATCTGCTTCCCCTGATTATGCAGGAAAATGCGCTTGCAAACCACGCTTAATGTACATTCATTCTATAAAAAAGCGGCACGCTTAATGGCATGCCGCTTTATAGAAATAAGATGTGTTATCAGAGACTTTCGTTCACACGCTCACGCAACTCTTTCCCTGGCTTAAAATGGGGAACGTACTTTCCTTCCAATTCCACTTTTTCGCCAGTTTTCGGATTACGTCCGACACGAGGCTCACGATAATGCAAAGAGAAACTACCGAAACCACGAATTTCGATGCGTTCTCCACCTTCCAACGTAGATGCCATATGTTCAAGAATGTCTTTCACCGCATCTTCAATTTCTTTGGCTGATAGATGTGTTTTTTCAGCACAAAGTCTTTCGATCAATTCAGACTTAGTCATAGTTTCCCTCATTGAGTTATTCAAACTCATTATAGTCAGTAATACCAATTCCAACAAACACTTGATAACAAATGTCGATAAAGCTGCCGTTCCGTTAATCAATCTTTGATCCAGTTTACACAACCACTACAAAAACGTGTGTAAAAAACATGCAAATATGTCGTTATAATAGGAATTAATACTAGATTGTAGACAAAAAAAGGGAGCCTACACGGCTCCCCCTTTCACAAAAGTCGATTACTCGCTTTTTGCTGCTTTGAAAGCATCAGCCATAGCGTTACCGAAACCAGCAGTATCATCCTGCTTAGTGTTCAATGTAGCCATTGCTTCTTGCTCGTCAGCTTCGTCTTTAGCTTTGATAGACAGGTTAACGACGCGGTTTTTACGGTCTACACCAGTAAATTTCGCTTCGATGCTGTCACCAACGTTAAGGATCGTGCTTGCATCTTCAATGCGCTCGCGAGACAGTTCAGATACACGGATGTAACCTTCAACGCCTTCAGCAAGTTCAATGTTAGCACCTTTAGCGTCAACAGCAGTAATTGTACCGTTAACTAGAGTGCCTTTCTTGTTGTCAGCAACGTAAGCATTGAATGGGTCATTTTCCATTTGCTTAACGCCTAGAGAAATGCGCTCACGATCTGCATCTACAGCTAGAACAACTGCAGAGATTTCGTCGCCTTTCTTGTATTCACGTACTGCTTCTTCGCCTGGAGCATTCCAAGAGATGTCAGATAGGTGAACTAGACCGTCGATGCCGCCTTCAAGACCGATGAAGATACCAAAGTCAGTGATAGATTTGATCTTACCAGTAACTTTGTCACCTTTAGCTTGAGTTTCTGCAAACTCTTGCCAAGGGTTAGCTTTACACTGTTTCAGACCTAGAGAGATACGACGACGTTCTTCGTCGATATCAAGAACCATAACCTCAACTTCGTCGCCAACATTAACAACTTTAGATGGGTGGATGTTCTTGTTAGTCCAATCCATTTCTGAAACGTGAACAAGACCTTCAACGCCTTCTTCAATTTCAACGAAACAACCGTAATCAGTAAGGTTAGTAACGCGACCAGTTAGTTTGTGACCTTCTGGGTAACGAGCTGCGATAGCTACCCATGGATCTTCACCAAGCTGCTTAAGACCTAGTGATACGCGAGTGCGCTCACGGTCGAACTTAAGAACTTTAACATTGATTTCGTCACCAACATTAACGATCTCAGATGGATGCTTAACGCGTTTCCAAGCCATATCAGTGATATGTAGAAGACCGTCAACACCACCAAGGTCCACGAATGCACCGTAGTCTGTAAGGTTCTTAACGATACCTTTAACTTCAGTACCTTCTTGAAGCGTTTCAAGAAGCTGTTCACGTTCAACACTGTTTTCAGATTCGATAACAGCACGACGTGAAACAACAACGTTGTTACGTTTCTGGTCAAGCTTGATTACTTTGAACTCTAGCTCTTTGTTTTCTAGGTGAGTTGTGTCACGAATAGGACGAACATCAACAAGAGAACCAGGTAGGAATGCACGGATACCGTTAAGTTCAACAGTGAAACCGCCTTTCACTTTACCGTTGATGATACCAACAACAGTTTCAGCTTCTTCGTAAGCTTTCTCAAGAACGATCCAAGCTTCGTGACGTTTTGCTTTCTCACGAGAAAGTTGAGTTTCACCGAAACCATCTTCCACAGCGTCTAGAGCAACATCTACTTCAGAACCAACTTCAACTTCAAGTTCGCCAGCAGCGTTTTTGAATTGTTCAGCAGGGATAGTAGATTCAGATTTTAGACCTGCATCAACAAGTACATAGCCGTTTTCGATAGCAACAACAGTACCTTTAACGATAGTACCTTGTTGGAATTCTGTTTCGTTTAGAAACTCTTCAAAGAGTTGAGCAAAAGATTCAGTCATTTATATAATCTTCAATTTGAGTAAACGTCCACGGGTATCCTACCTCATGGGGTTATTAAATTCGCCGGTCATCATCCTTGCAACCAACGCTCTATCTGCCCTGATACTACTTAGTTCAAGACAGCTTAGATTCTATATATTGTAATGCTTGTTCAACCACTTCTTCAATAGATAAACTTGTTGAATCAAGCAATAAAGCATCATCAGCTGGCTTCAATGGCGCCACGGCGCGATTACGATCTCTATCGTCTCGCTGCTGAATTTCGCTTAAAAGGGCGTCAAATCTAACATCTAACCCTTTCAGTTGCAACTGCTTATAACGACGGCGTGCACGCTCGTCCGCACTCGCATCGAGGAATATTTTCACTTCAGCTTTCGGAAAAACCACCGTACCCATATCACGACCATCAGCCACTAGCCCCACACCATCTGCAAACGCACGCTGACGACGCAGTAGCGCTTCTCGAACACGTGGTAATGCCGCCACTTTTGATGCGGCCATGCCCGTTTCTTCCTTGCGTAAATCACCCGAGACATCTTCGCCTTCTAGGATAACTTTCACAAGCTCACCCTCTGCAATAAACTGTACATCTAAGTGAGTCGCAAGAGGAACCAGTGCTTCTTCAGAGTCTGTATCCACACCATGATGAATCGCCGCTAGCGCCAACACTCGATAAATGGCGCCTGAATCGAGCAGATGAAAACCGAGTTTTTTAGCCAGTAACATACAAAGTGTGCCTTTACCGGCTCCACTGGGTCCATCTACGGTGACGACAGGGGTTTGCGAAGACATGTATTAACTCCAATATTATGAAAATTGCGCAGAAAGAATGCACCATGCGCTGATGGCGAGAAATTATAATAACAAACCTATGATTACGCCAGTTTTGCGGCAAAATTCATAACCTCTTTCTTATGAACATAACAAGAGGACTCAAGCCGTATGCTTGAGTCCTCTTGTAATCCACTTCCATTACTTCACGCGTAAGCGTTGCGCGTTTTTTGCTATGGTCGCAGTACCGATCCCTTTAACTTTACTGAGTTCATCTTGACTCTCAAATGGCCCATTTTTATCACGATACATCACGATGGCATTCGCTTTAGACAGGCCAACCCCACTTAATAATGTCGCTAACTCTTCTGCAGACGCCGTATTAACGTTGACAGTGACTTGAATTTCATCACCAGTCTGTGGTGAGTCAGCCATTGCTGGCGACCCAGCAATCGAAAACACAAAGAGAAGAGTATAAAAAAATATCCGGACGTTCATATTAGTGCTCCTATGTATGGTTTAGCCTTTTCAGCATACAAGTTCTTTATCACTAATCAGTCTTCCATAAATAAAACTACGACGGACTCTAAAAGAGTCCGCCGTATCATGCTTTTGATTCTCACATCGCTTGGGGATTACTTCACATAATACTCAATATCAGTATTAGCACGAAGTACAGACAACAACCCTTGAACGTCTTGCTTAACCATTAAACGCGGCATCTGCTGCTTAAGCTGAGTAATCAGTTTGGCATTCGATTTCGTCGCAATGCTATCTAACGCAATCACAACAGTATTTCCATCACTATCCTGACCACGGTCATAGCTTGCTTTACCATCTTTAGGTTTAGTCATAGCAAACACTGTACGTGCCATATCTGAGTTACGATCAACCGTTTGTTGCTTGCTAAAAGACAATCCATTGGCTTTCAATACCGATTTATCGCCTTTATCTAACGCGGTAATGATTGTATCCGCCAATGTGTTCGCTTTATCTTCCGCTTTCATTGTGGTTAACGTTTTTACGACTTTGCTTTTTACATCAGCAAGTGGCAATAACTTCTCTGGGCGAGTCTGTTCAATACGCACAACAGCGACATCTTCAGGCCCGAGTTGAATAACTTTCGAATTCAAGCCTTGGTCTTTAACATCACTGCTATCTAATGCTTTTTGCACGTCTTGATTTTGCAATAATTCAGGACCCTGACCATTCATACCGATGAAACCGGTTGTTTTGTACTTAGCACCAATAGCCTTTGCAGAAGCATCTAATGAATCCGGCGATTCAAACGCCACTTTTTCTAGCTTATCTTGCAGTTTATAGAATTGATCAACCGCTTTTTGATCTTTTAAATCTGCGATGATTTTGGCTTTAACATCGCTAAATGGTTTCGCTTTTGGCGCTTTAACGGCATCCAGCTTGATGATGTGATAACCAAACGATGATTTAACTACACCAGAAATATCACCCACTTTCTTCAATGCAAATGCAGCGTCTTCAAATTTTGGATCCATCGTTTTACGTTCAATCCATCCAAGTTCGCCGCCTTGCTTAGCACTACCCACATCTTGCGATTCTTTTTTCGCGATAGTCGCAAATTTCGCACCATTATTGAGTTCTTTAAGAATCGCTTGTGCTTTTTTCTCATCGCCTTTAATCAAGATATGACTAACACTACGCTGTTCAGGCGTAGAATACTGCGCTTTATGATCATCGTAATATTGTTGCGCAGCTTTATCAGATATAGAGATGTTGGCTTTCAGCTCTTTTGCTGATAACTCTAAATACGAGATTTTTTCTTGTTCAGGGCGCGTGAATGCTTGCGAATGTTCTTGATAATATTGCTGGATTTCTTTATCCGTCAATGACACTTTTTTTGCAAAATCAGCAGTATCTAACGTAATCGTGCGAATAGCACGCGTTTGACCGATTAATCCCGCTTGTTGTTTTACTTCACTCGGCAAGGTAAATTCACTCGATTGAATCGCTTGCATCAACTGGTTACGCAATAAGTCTTGGCGTAAGTATTCGGCAAAAGTGTCGGGAGTGAAATGTGAACGCTGTAGTGCAGCTTGGTACAAGCTCTTATCGAATTGACCATCTTTCTGGAACGCTGGAATTTGTAACAACTGTTGACGAACTTGCTTATCGCTTACACGCAAGCCTAAATCTTTAGCGTGCTGTTCAATCAATTGGTCATTAATCATGCGGTCGAGAACCGATTTACGGAAGGAAGCCACATAAGATGGATCTCCTAACAAATTAGAGAAGTAGTCGCCCATTTGAGACTGCATACGATTGCGCTCATTTTGGTAAGCTTGTTCAAACTTAGCACGACTAATGGTGGTATCACCTACTTTTGCTGCTGCATTGTTGTTGCCACCTACAAGATAGCTTCCAATCCCTGCAAACACAAAAGATAGAATGATGAGCCCTAAAATAACTTTGATCGCGATGCTATTAGCGCCCTCGCGTAATCGATCCATCATAGTGTTATTGCTCTCCGGATAAGTAATTAAGATACGTCGTTCAACATTAATAGCGCGATAGTATCAGAAAAAGAAATGCGCATCAGTAAGATGCGCATAATTAAAAAAGGTTCGAACTGAAACCGATTAACAACTTAGCGACGATTACTCGTTACAGGCGTCTTTTAATGCTTTGCCTGCTTTAAATGCTGGCACTTTTGCTTCTGCGATTTGAATTTCTTCACCCGTTTTCGGGTTACGACCAGTACGTGCAGCGCGGGTACGTACTTGGAAAGTACCAAAGCCCACTAAGGCAACAGGATCGTCAGATTGTAGTGATTCTGATACTGCTTCAATAAATGCATCCAGTGCACGCCCTGCTGACGCTTTAGATAGTTCAGCATTCGCTGCGATTTGTTCTACTAATTGTGTTTTATTCACTGTATATCCCCTTTGGCGACCAAAACTGTATATGGTGCCGATTTGTTCCATTAATATTCCAAAACTCCAGCTCAAGCCTTGTTATAACAGGGCTAACGCTACACAGAGCTACGTTAGCGTCCAAAAAAAACGCTGACAAGCGTTTTTTCGACTTATCAGCGTAATCTTTTACTTATTTTTGCTACGTATCACTCTTTTTCAGGCGCAAAATCGATACCGGTTGGATCTTCAACCAATGCCACCTTCAGAACTTCATCAATCCATTGCACTGGACGCACGTCCAAATCCGCAATGATATTGTCAGGAATATCTTCTAGGTCGCGCTTATTCTCTTTCGGAATGAGTACCGTTTTAATACCACCACGATGAGCGGCAAGTAATTTTTCTTTCAAGCCACCGATAGGTAACACTTCACCACGTAAAGTAATTTCACCTGTCATCGCAACATCTGCTTTTACCGGGTTACCCGTTAAGCTAGACACCAATGCAGTACACATACCAATACCAGCACTTGGGCCGTCTTTTGGTGTGGCACCTTCAGGCACGTGTACGTGAATATCGCGTTTTTCGTAGAAATCAGCGTTAATACCTAAGGTTTCAGCACGCGAACGTACTACGGTTAATGCCGCTTGAATCGACTCTTGCATTACATCGCCAAGCGAGCCAGTTTGAGTCATTTTCCCTTTACCTGGCATAGATTGCGCTTCGATAGTCAGCAGATCACCACCAACTTCTGTCCACGCTAATCCAACGACTTGACCGACTCGATTATTTTCATCTGCCTTACCGTAGTCACAACGCTGTACACC
This DNA window, taken from Vibrio palustris, encodes the following:
- the lapB gene encoding lipopolysaccharide assembly protein LapB; its protein translation is MLEILFLLLPIAAAYGWYMGHRSAQQDKQKQSHQISRQYVTGLNLLLSDQSDKAVDHFIELLQVDNDTVDTHLALGNLFRSRGEVDRAIRIHQNLISRTGLTIEQKNIALQQLAKDYMVSGFLDRAERIFEQLVDEPEHRESALQQLTAIYQQTREWHKAIDCAQALVKAGRTKMKRSIAHFWCEIAMQEKSDGHHDKAIQFFKRALQVDPNCVRATMSLGKLHLEYEEYQRTAEYMSKVLEQDIYFVGEVLPIIADCYHHLGQEHELVQFLRACIANKAGVSAELMLAQMVAKHDGTASAQELLTRQLVVNPTMKGFYRLIDYHIAEAEEGRAKSSLLTLQKLVGEQLKAKPHYRCKQCGFATHSLYWHCPSCKSWGTIKPIRGLDGE
- a CDS encoding LapA family protein, with the protein product MKIIKGLLILVLFLVALAIGAQNQAVVTFNYLLAQGQFHLSTLLGSVFIVGFLLAWGICLAFHFKSKVTIRKLNKQLKKHTANNDVSNEN
- the ihfB gene encoding integration host factor subunit beta — its product is MTKSELIERLCAEKTHLSAKEIEDAVKDILEHMASTLEGGERIEIRGFGSFSLHYREPRVGRNPKTGEKVELEGKYVPHFKPGKELRERVNESL
- the rpsA gene encoding 30S ribosomal protein S1: MTESFAQLFEEFLNETEFQQGTIVKGTVVAIENGYVLVDAGLKSESTIPAEQFKNAAGELEVEVGSEVDVALDAVEDGFGETQLSREKAKRHEAWIVLEKAYEEAETVVGIINGKVKGGFTVELNGIRAFLPGSLVDVRPIRDTTHLENKELEFKVIKLDQKRNNVVVSRRAVIESENSVEREQLLETLQEGTEVKGIVKNLTDYGAFVDLGGVDGLLHITDMAWKRVKHPSEIVNVGDEINVKVLKFDRERTRVSLGLKQLGEDPWVAIAARYPEGHKLTGRVTNLTDYGCFVEIEEGVEGLVHVSEMDWTNKNIHPSKVVNVGDEVEVMVLDIDEERRRISLGLKQCKANPWQEFAETQAKGDKVTGKIKSITDFGIFIGLEGGIDGLVHLSDISWNAPGEEAVREYKKGDEISAVVLAVDADRERISLGVKQMENDPFNAYVADNKKGTLVNGTITAVDAKGANIELAEGVEGYIRVSELSRERIEDASTILNVGDSIEAKFTGVDRKNRVVNLSIKAKDEADEQEAMATLNTKQDDTAGFGNAMADAFKAAKSE
- the cmk gene encoding (d)CMP kinase, with product MSSQTPVVTVDGPSGAGKGTLCMLLAKKLGFHLLDSGAIYRVLALAAIHHGVDTDSEEALVPLATHLDVQFIAEGELVKVILEGEDVSGDLRKEETGMAASKVAALPRVREALLRRQRAFADGVGLVADGRDMGTVVFPKAEVKIFLDASADERARRRYKQLQLKGLDVRFDALLSEIQQRDDRDRNRAVAPLKPADDALLLDSTSLSIEEVVEQALQYIESKLS
- a CDS encoding ComEA family DNA-binding protein gives rise to the protein MADSPQTGDEIQVTVNVNTASAEELATLLSGVGLSKANAIVMYRDKNGPFESQDELSKVKGIGTATIAKNAQRLRVK
- the ppiD gene encoding peptidylprolyl isomerase — translated: MMDRLREGANSIAIKVILGLIILSFVFAGIGSYLVGGNNNAAAKVGDTTISRAKFEQAYQNERNRMQSQMGDYFSNLLGDPSYVASFRKSVLDRMINDQLIEQHAKDLGLRVSDKQVRQQLLQIPAFQKDGQFDKSLYQAALQRSHFTPDTFAEYLRQDLLRNQLMQAIQSSEFTLPSEVKQQAGLIGQTRAIRTITLDTADFAKKVSLTDKEIQQYYQEHSQAFTRPEQEKISYLELSAKELKANISISDKAAQQYYDDHKAQYSTPEQRSVSHILIKGDEKKAQAILKELNNGAKFATIAKKESQDVGSAKQGGELGWIERKTMDPKFEDAAFALKKVGDISGVVKSSFGYHIIKLDAVKAPKAKPFSDVKAKIIADLKDQKAVDQFYKLQDKLEKVAFESPDSLDASAKAIGAKYKTTGFIGMNGQGPELLQNQDVQKALDSSDVKDQGLNSKVIQLGPEDVAVVRIEQTRPEKLLPLADVKSKVVKTLTTMKAEDKANTLADTIITALDKGDKSVLKANGLSFSKQQTVDRNSDMARTVFAMTKPKDGKASYDRGQDSDGNTVVIALDSIATKSNAKLITQLKQQMPRLMVKQDVQGLLSVLRANTDIEYYVK
- a CDS encoding HU family DNA-binding protein, translated to MNKTQLVEQIAANAELSKASAGRALDAFIEAVSESLQSDDPVALVGFGTFQVRTRAARTGRNPKTGEEIQIAEAKVPAFKAGKALKDACNE